Sequence from the Halobaculum rubrum genome:
TGACGGGCGCGGTCGATCGACGCGGGACAGATCAGTACGAGCGGGTCTTCGGCTCGTACTTCTTGTCCTCGCCCTCGAGGATGGCCGGCTTGTACCAGAGTTCCGGCGTCCCGTCGTTCCACGACAGCATCGTGTGCTTGAGCCACTCGTCGTCGCGGCGCTCCTGATGCTCCGCGCGCCAGTGGGCGCCGCGGAACTCGTCGCGCGCGAGCGCGCCGAGGGTGATCGCCTCCGCCAGATCGAGGATGTTGCGCGTCTCCAGCGTCTGGATGAGGTCGGTGTTGAACGTGCGCGAGGGGTCCTTCACGAAGACGTCCTGGTAGCGCTCGCGCGCCTCCGCGATGTCCTCGAGCGCCTGTTTGAGGCCATCCTCCTCGCGGAAGACGTTCACCCATCGGGTCATCGACTCCTGTACGTCCGAGCGGATCTCCGCGTGCTGGAGGCCGTCCTCCTTCTCCATGAGCGACTGGACCCGTTCGCGCTCGCGGACGACCGCCCGCTCGACGATGTCGCGCCCGTCGCCCGATCCGGTGTCGGCGGCCACCCCGCCGTCGGCGACCGCGTCGCCCTCGCCGCCCGCGGGCTCGACCTCGCCGGGTTGGACCGGCGTGTCGACCTCGCCGAGCTCGTACTCGCCGCGCTGGCCCGTCTCGATCTCCGCGGTGCCGAGGTCCTTGCCCGCGGCGTGGGCGCCCGCGCGCTTCCCGAAGACGATGAGCTCCGGCAGCGCGTTGCCGCCGAGGCGGTTCGAGCCGTGGACGGACGCGCACGCGCACTCACCGGCGGCGTACAGCCCGCCGACGCACGTCTCGCCGTTCTCGTCGGTCTCGATGCCGCCCATCGCGTAGTGCTGGCCGGGCTTGACGGGCATCGGCTCGTCGAGGGGATCGACGCCCTCGAAGTCCTTCGAGAGGTGGACGATGTTCTCCAGCCGGTCGATGATGCGGTCCTCGCCGAGGTGACGCATGTCGAGGTGGACGTACTCGTCGTCGATGCCGCGTCCCTCGTTCACCTCGGTCAGCTCGGCCCGGGAGACCACGTCACGGGAGGCCAGCTCCCCGTCGTTGTTCGCGTACCCGTGCTCGAACATGAAGCGCTCGCCGTCCTCGTTGTAGAGGATCCCGCCCTCGCCGCGGACGCCCTCCGTGATGAGAACCCCCGTGCTCGGGAGGGTCGTGGGATGGAACTGGATGAACTCCATGTCCTCGATGGGGACGCCCGCGCGATAGGCCATCGCGACCCCGTCGCCGGTGTTGGCGACGGCGTTGGTGGTGTGGCTGAACACCTGACCGAGGCCACCCGTCGCGAGGATGACCCCCTCGGTCGCGCGGAAGCCCGACAGCTCGCCGCTTTGAATGTCGTGGGCGACGACGCCGTGACACGTGCGGTCCTCCGGCCGCTCCTCGTCGGTGACGGCGAGATCCGAGACGTACCACTCGTCGTAGACGGTGATGCCGCGCTTGACGAGCTGCTCGTACATCGTGTGGAGCAGCTGGTGGCCGGTCTCGGCGCCCGCGTAGGTGGTTCGCGGGAACGAGAGGCCGCCGAACGGCCGCTGAGAGACCCGGCCGTCGTCGTCGCGGGAGAACGCCATCCCCCAGTGTTCGAGCTGGATTACCTCCTTCGGGGAGTCCTGACAGAGCGTCTCGATGGCGGGGGCGTCGCCGAGGTAGTCCGACCCCTTCATCGTGTCGTAGGCGTGGTCCTGCCACGAGTCCCCCTCGCGTAGGGCCGCGTTGATGCCGCCCTCCGCGGCGCCGGTGTGACTGCGCACCGGGTGGAGCTTCGAGACGATGGCCACGTCCGCGCCTTCCTCCTGGGCGGCGATGGCCGCGCGGAGTCCCGCGCCGCCGGCGCCGACCACGATGACGTCGTGTTCGTACATGTGTCGTGTGTTGTGTCCGTGTTGCTTCGTTCGGTCGCTGCGTTCGATGGTCGTCCGTCCTGCCGAACCCCCACGGTTCGTCGCTGAACTCGCTTGGGGTTCGGGCTACTTCAATCGCGTGCCGGTTCGGGTAGCTGACCGGGGCGAGCCTACCAGAACTTCAGGTTACTCTTGACCGCCTCCCGCTTGAGCTCCTGGATGTGCTCGGTCAGCGGGATGTCCTTCGGGCACACCTCGGTGCACGAGAACTGGGTCTGACACCGCCAGACGCCGTTCTCCTGCTCGAGGATGTTGAGCCGGTGCTGTTTGCGGTCCTCGCCCTCCCGTTCGTCCATGGCGAAGCGGTACGCCTTGTTGATCGCGGCGGGACCGAGGTACTCGTTGTTGCCCGCGGCGATGTTGCACGAGGACATACACGCGCCACACCAGATGCAGCGCGTGGACATCTTCACCTTCTCGCGGTTCTCCCGCGTCTGACGCTGCTCGTCCAACTCGCCGTCCGGCAGCTCGTCGGCGTCGAAGTACGGCTCGACCGCCTCCATCTGGTCGTAGAAGTGGTCCATGTCGACGACGAGGTCCTTCTCGACCTCGGCGTGCGGCAGCGGTTCGACGCGAACCGGCTGGTCGAGATCGGACAGCTGCGTCTTACAGCCGAGCCGCTGGCGGCCGTTGATGAACAGCGCGTCCGACCCGCAGATCGCCTGCCGGCAGGAGTGTCGGAACGTGAGCGAGGAGTCGAACGTGTCCCGCGCGTAGATGAGCGCGTCGAGAACGGTCATCCCCTTCTCGAACGGGACGTGAAAGTCGTCGAAGCGCGGCTCCTGTTTCCCCTTGACCTCCGGGTCGAAGCGGAACACCTTGAGGTGGACCGTGTCGTCGTCGCTGTCGGCGCGCTCTGCGGCCTCGCGGCGTGCACGCTCCTCGCGGTCGGCCCGAGCCTCGGCCTTCTTGCGCATCCGCTCCTCCTGTGCGGGCGCCAGCGGCTCGTCGTGGTCGACCTCGGT
This genomic interval carries:
- a CDS encoding FAD-binding protein, which codes for MYEHDVIVVGAGGAGLRAAIAAQEEGADVAIVSKLHPVRSHTGAAEGGINAALREGDSWQDHAYDTMKGSDYLGDAPAIETLCQDSPKEVIQLEHWGMAFSRDDDGRVSQRPFGGLSFPRTTYAGAETGHQLLHTMYEQLVKRGITVYDEWYVSDLAVTDEERPEDRTCHGVVAHDIQSGELSGFRATEGVILATGGLGQVFSHTTNAVANTGDGVAMAYRAGVPIEDMEFIQFHPTTLPSTGVLITEGVRGEGGILYNEDGERFMFEHGYANNDGELASRDVVSRAELTEVNEGRGIDDEYVHLDMRHLGEDRIIDRLENIVHLSKDFEGVDPLDEPMPVKPGQHYAMGGIETDENGETCVGGLYAAGECACASVHGSNRLGGNALPELIVFGKRAGAHAAGKDLGTAEIETGQRGEYELGEVDTPVQPGEVEPAGGEGDAVADGGVAADTGSGDGRDIVERAVVRERERVQSLMEKEDGLQHAEIRSDVQESMTRWVNVFREEDGLKQALEDIAEARERYQDVFVKDPSRTFNTDLIQTLETRNILDLAEAITLGALARDEFRGAHWRAEHQERRDDEWLKHTMLSWNDGTPELWYKPAILEGEDKKYEPKTRSY
- a CDS encoding succinate dehydrogenase/fumarate reductase iron-sulfur subunit, whose translation is MSTQVPETETETEAETEVDHDEPLAPAQEERMRKKAEARADREERARREAAERADSDDDTVHLKVFRFDPEVKGKQEPRFDDFHVPFEKGMTVLDALIYARDTFDSSLTFRHSCRQAICGSDALFINGRQRLGCKTQLSDLDQPVRVEPLPHAEVEKDLVVDMDHFYDQMEAVEPYFDADELPDGELDEQRQTRENREKVKMSTRCIWCGACMSSCNIAAGNNEYLGPAAINKAYRFAMDEREGEDRKQHRLNILEQENGVWRCQTQFSCTEVCPKDIPLTEHIQELKREAVKSNLKFW